The genomic interval GGATGTGGCCAACGGAATCCGGATGGAGTTGGTTTCAGAATAACCGGACACACCGACAACGAAGCTCAGTTCGGCGAATTCCCTTGGATGGTCGCGGTCCTCAGGGAGGAAATAATCGGACAAAATGCCGAAAAACTGAACGTATACCAATGCGGAGGTGCCCTCATTCACCCCGAAGTAGTCCTCACCGCTGCTCACTGCGTCAATGGGTTAGTATGTCTTACTATTCTATCTTCTGGACTCTGTCgtgtagagaaaaagaaaggagatcagtgcgacgaatgaaaaaaataatccagagTCGAAGCTGATTTATTCGTTTCGAATCACCTCCTCATTAACACTCGACTCATAAGTTATTAATTTTGGCGATCGGTGACCTCGTTGTTGCGTGCGAAACGCGATTGGCTTGGCTTTTCTCGATGATAGTTTGTATTTTTAAAAACGGACGCAGGAAGCAACCCTCTCAATTGAAGGTCCGAGCCGGCGAATGGGACACTCAAACGAAGAACGAGGTCTACCCGCACCAGGATCGAAACGTGAAATCGGTCGTCGTACACGAGGGCTTCCACTCCGGTGCTCTGTACAACGACGTCGCCCTCCTGATTTTGGAGACGGCCGTTAATCTGGCGGAGAACGTCGATCTCACCTGTCTTCCGGCACACGGGGAAACGTTCGACGGCACCCGCTGCTTCGCCAGCGGATGGGGAAAAGACATTTTCGGTAAGATCCGATccgcggaaaatttttagaacgtatgaaaattaaaattagcgATTACCTGAGATCGaccgtgaatattttttttcaggcaaAGAAGGCCACTATCAGGTGATCCTCAAGAGGGTGGATCTCCCCATCGTTCCACACGACGTGTGTCAGAGTTCCTTGCGCACGACTAGACTCGGAAAATACTTCAATCTTCACTCGAGCTTCGTATGCGCTGGCGGAGAATCCGGCAAAGACACGTGCAAGGTACGTACGAAAGATGAATTGCTTTTTTGCATCCATTGAGTTTTCTAATCGCGTTCATTGCACGCGATATTGAAAACGATACCCTTGTCTATTTTTTAGGGTGACGGAGGAAGTCCTTTGGTTTGTCCTTTGAAGAACGACCCATCTCGTTACGCTCAGGTTGGTATCGTTGCCTGGGGTATTGGATGTGGCGAAAATCGTGTTCCTGGCGTCTACGCTAACGTTGCCGCAGCGCGGCATTGGATCGACGAGCAGATGGTCTACAACAATCTCGACATAAACACTTATCAGGCTTGATTTTGATTAGCGTTATAATCCTCGTCTGACCCGTCGTCACACGTTGACCCAAGAAGGACGGAAATCTTGCAAGATTGATTGAAATTGGGGAGAGATGATCtgttttgcattttttacTCGCCTCAAAACAGGAAACTCCCTTTGGAATTTAGCCAATTAAATGTAATACCTATACTcgaaacttttatttcatttttccgtatAGAACGAGCTTTCGTTTCATTCCGGCGTTATCAAATCACGCATCTCTGCatagattttaatttttgacccgcAATCAACTACTCCAAGTTGTTGTTCGATCAGTAGACAGAATTCGATTAGATTTACCGTTCGTTACATATTTTGTATGTttttttggactttttttGGGCGCACGTTTCGTTGGTTACAGGTCATGCTGAAATCGAAAGTTTTATTATCCttattttctctatctttctGCTTGGGGCGTTATttgacgtttctttttttcgaccgCAGTGCGAGAGCCGCGATTTCAAacattataaataaaactgtTATGCAGTTGACGTATACGACGATCGTAATTTAATTAAAGTCACTTGAACGTGAAGCGTTTTTGATTgcaattaaaatcaaaatatggaGTAAATCGTCTCTCTGCCTTGTCCCTCGGTATGAAATCGATACCTAAGGGGGGGAAAATGCTGAATAACTTTGTATCGTGGATAttgtgataataaaatttgaaaggtAATTTTTAAATCGGTGATTTCTTTGTTCGAAATCTCTTTTATCATCACGTTATATTTCAGAGTAAAACAATGCATGAATCgggcgttaaattttttttttttttttttcaggaattaTAAGTTGAGTTCGCATTTTGTCGCCGGTTTTGATCGTGAATTGAATAATCAAATCTGACGAgccttgatccaacgaattcAATTGTTCGAATACTATCAAAGTAGTGGGTAATTTGCTAGCCGTACAGAAGACATTGGGGTTTGAGGTCCGATCGATGGATTCCTAATTAAATATTCCGACCAGCTATtcaaacgaaaatcaaaatgaaatttcatatgAATTCCAATTATGAGGGACTGTTTACATAAAAGAGGATGTAAAAGTAATTCCTCGACACAATCTAGGATGatttaattattgtaaatttCTCTCCGGAATTCTCTGGCATCTGATCAAAGGTGTGTAGGATAATTGAATATCGTTTTTCCTGTTATAATAACAACGTCGTTCGAACGGAAC from Athalia rosae chromosome 1, iyAthRosa1.1, whole genome shotgun sequence carries:
- the LOC105682995 gene encoding phenoloxidase-activating factor 2-like isoform X1 — encoded protein: MRCSMRLIVFLGLIAVSLGAPQKCGDLDCLIDSIYTPKSPTGSNGGVTPSPINNGGQIPESGGGEDDCECVPYYQCQNNTIVTEGIGLIDIRVKGACDNYLDICCKKPDVLKPEDKVTPKPPVRRGCGQRNPDGVGFRITGHTDNEAQFGEFPWMVAVLREEIIGQNAEKLNVYQCGGALIHPEVVLTAAHCVNGKQPSQLKVRAGEWDTQTKNEVYPHQDRNVKSVVVHEGFHSGALYNDVALLILETAVNLAENVDLTCLPAHGETFDGTRCFASGWGKDIFGKEGHYQVILKRVDLPIVPHDVCQSSLRTTRLGKYFNLHSSFVCAGGESGKDTCKGDGGSPLVCPLKNDPSRYAQVGIVAWGIGCGENRVPGVYANVAAARHWIDEQMVYNNLDINTYQA
- the LOC105682995 gene encoding phenoloxidase-activating factor 2-like isoform X3 gives rise to the protein MITFKLLNPTVVSCRMRCSMRLIVFLGLIAVSLGAPQKCGDLDCLIDSIYTPKSPTGSNGGVTPSPINNGGQIPESGGGEDDCECVPYYQCQNNTIVTEGIGLIDIRVKGACDNYLDICCKKPDVLKPEDKVTPKPPVRRGCGQRNPDGVGFRITGHTDNEAQFGEFPWMVAVLREEIIGQNAEKLNVYQCGGALIHPEVVLTAAHCVNGKQPSQLKVRAGEWDTQTKNEVYPHQDRNVKSVVVHEGFHSGALYNDVALLILETAVNLAENVDLTCLPAHGETFDGTRCFASGWGKDIFGKEGHYQVILKRVDLPIVPHDVCQSSLRTTRLGKYFNLHSSFVCAGGESGKDTCKGDGGSPLVCPLKNDPSRYAQVGIVAWGIGCGENRVPGVYANVAAARHWIDEQMVYNNLDINTYQA
- the LOC105682995 gene encoding phenoloxidase-activating factor 2-like isoform X2 — encoded protein: MRHPTVVSCRMRCSMRLIVFLGLIAVSLGAPQKCGDLDCLIDSIYTPKSPTGSNGGVTPSPINNGGQIPESGGGEDDCECVPYYQCQNNTIVTEGIGLIDIRVKGACDNYLDICCKKPDVLKPEDKVTPKPPVRRGCGQRNPDGVGFRITGHTDNEAQFGEFPWMVAVLREEIIGQNAEKLNVYQCGGALIHPEVVLTAAHCVNGKQPSQLKVRAGEWDTQTKNEVYPHQDRNVKSVVVHEGFHSGALYNDVALLILETAVNLAENVDLTCLPAHGETFDGTRCFASGWGKDIFGKEGHYQVILKRVDLPIVPHDVCQSSLRTTRLGKYFNLHSSFVCAGGESGKDTCKGDGGSPLVCPLKNDPSRYAQVGIVAWGIGCGENRVPGVYANVAAARHWIDEQMVYNNLDINTYQA